From the genome of Methylocystis heyeri:
TGGCTGGGGGAAACGAATGAGCAGCACGGACGCCATGGGCGATTTCAACGAACATCTCAAAACCTACAAAGGTTTCCTGAATCTCCTCACCTACAGCGCAGCGGGGACGGTAGCGTTGCTGGTGATCCTCTTCTTCTCACTGGCGCGCTAAACGCCAACCACCCAAGGCAGCACCGTCTTGGGAAACCATGACGGAACGAAGAGCCACGGCGCTATCGGAGTCCGTCATGCGCATTGCCGTACCTGCCGAAACCGACAAATCCGAATTCCGCGTCGCCGCAACCCCGGAAACAGTCAAGAAATTCATTGGTCTCGGAGCCGACATCGCCGTTCAGGCGGGGGCCGGCGCCGCTTCCGGATTTTCGGACGCCGATTATGCGGCCGCGGGCGCGAAGATCGGCGCCTCCGCGCAGGAGACGCTGACCGCCGCGGATATCGTCCTGCGGGTTCGACGCCCCGCGGCCTCCGAAGTCGACGGAGCCCGGCCCGGGGCCGCGGTCGTCGCGATGCTCGATCCTTTCGGCCATGAGCGCGAACTCGCGGAACTCGCCGGCGCCGGCGTCACCGCCTTCGCCATGGAGCTGATGCCGCGCATATCCCGCGCGCAATCCATGGACGTCCTTTCCTCACAGGCGAATATCGCCGGCTATCGCGCCGTCATCGACGCCGCCGCCGAATACGGCCGCGCGTTGCCGATGATGATGACGCCCGCCGGCGCGGTCCCCGCCGCCAAGGTCTTCATAATGGGCGTCGGGGTCGCGGGCCTTCAGGCCATCGCCACGGCGAAGCGCCTCGGCGCGATCGTGACGGCGACGGACGTGCGTCCCGCCACCAAGGAACAGGTCGAGTCGCTCGGCGCCAAATTCGTCGCCGTCGAGAACGAGGAGTTCAAACAGGCGGAGACGACGGGCGGCTACGCCAAGGAGATGTCCGCGGAATACAGGGCCGCGCAGGCGGAGCTGATCAGCGCCCATATCGCAAAGCAGGACATCGTCATAACCACCGCGCTCATTCCCGGACGCCCTGCCCCGCGGCTGATTTCCGCCGCGCAGTTGCGTTCCCTGCGGCAGGGCTCGGTGATCGTCGACCTCGCCGCGGAACGGGGCGGCAACTGCGAATTGACGAGGCCCGGCGAGACCGTGGTCGTCGACGGCGTCAAGATCGTGGGCGCTCTCAACCTCGCCGGACGCCTCCCGGCGACCGCCTCCAGCCTCTACGCCAGGAACCTGCTCGCTTTCGTGGAGACGCTGGTCTCGAAGGAAAGCGGAGGGCTCTCGATCAATTGGGACGACGAGCTGGCCAAGGCCACATGCCTCACCCGCGACGGCGCGGTGGTCGATCCGCGCTTCCAGCCGAAAGCCTGAAAAAACCGAAGCTATTCCAAACGAGGGGCTGAGAAATGGCCAACGACTCGACGCAGCAATTGCTTGAAAGGGCGCAAGCCGCCGCAGAGGCCGCGCGCCATCTCGCGGAGCAGACCCAGCACTTTTCCGAACAGCTGGCCCAGACCGCCGCGGCGGCCGCCGCCCACGGCCTCGGCGGCGGCGCGATCGATCCCGTCGTCTTCCGGCTCGCGATCTTCGCCCTCGCCGTGTTCGTGGGCTATTATGTGGTCTGGGCGGTTACGCCGGCGCTGCATACGCCGCTGATGTCCGTCACCAACGCGATTTCCTCTGTGATCGTGGTCGGCGCGCTGCTTTCGGTCGGGGTCGAAGCGTCCACGGCTTCCGACGACGGCGCCGGATGGGCGCGCTGGTTCGGTTTTCTGGCCCTCATTCTCGCAAGCGTGAACATTTTCGGCGGCTTCCTGGTCACCGAACGCATGTTGGCGATGTACAAGAAGAAGGGCTGAAGGCAATGAGCGCCAATCTTACAGCCCTGCTTTATCTCGCGGCCGGAATATTGTTCATCCTGGCCCTTCGCGGACTGTCCTCTCCGGCCACTTCCCGGCAGGGCAACCGCTACGGAATGATCGGCATGGCGATCGCCGTGGCGACGACGCTCCTGCTTCATCTGCCGACCCTCTGGGGCCTCACTCTGATCCTGATCGGCGCCGCGATCGGCGGCGGCGTGGGCGCGACCGTCGCCCAGCGCATCGAAATGACCAAGATGCCGCAGCTGGTCGCCTTCTTCCACTCGCTGGTCGGTCTTGCCGCGGTGCTGGTGGCGGGAAGCGCCTTTTTCGCCCCTCAGGCCTTCGGCATCGGCTCCCGCGGCCAAATCGAAGGCGGCAGCCTGTTCGAAATGTCGCTCGGCGCGGCGATCGGCGCGATCACCTTCACGGGCTCGGTGATCGCCTTCCTGAAGCTCGACGAGCGGATGACCGGCAAGCCGATCCTCCTGCCGGAGCGCCACACCATCAACATCATGCTCGGCCTCGGGCTACTCACCTTCATCGCGCTTTTCGTCGGCACGGAAAGCGGCTTCTGGCTGTTCCTGCTGATCCTGGTCTCGCTGGCCCTGGGCGTGACGCTCATCATTCCGATCGGGGGCGCCGACATGCCGGTGGTGGTGTCGATGCTCAATTCCTACTCGGGATGGGCGGCGGCCGGCATCGGTTTCACGCTCGGCAATCTGGCTTTGATCATCACCGGCGCGCTGGTGGGATCGTCCGGCGCGATCCTCTCCTACATCATGTGCAAGGGGATGAACCGCTCCTTCGTCTCGGTCATCCTCGGCGGCTTCGGCGGCGAGGTCGCGGCGGCGAGCGGGGCTAAAGAGCAGCGCCCGGTGAAGCAGGGCTCCGCCGACGACGCCGCCTACATCATGCAGAACGCCGCCAAGGTCATCGTCGTGCCGGGCTATGGCATGGCGGTGGCCCAGGCCCAGCATGTGTTGCGCGAGATGGCCGATCTGCTCAAGAAGGCGGGGGTGGATGTGTCCTATGCGATCCACCCGGTCGCCGGACGCATGCCCGGCCATATGAACGTCCTCCTCGCCGAGGCCAATGTCCCATACGACGAGGTGTTCGAACTCGAGGACATAAACTCCGAATTCGCCGAGGCCGACGTCGCCTTCGTCATCGGCGCCAACGACGTGACCAATCCGGCGGCCAAGACCGATCCGCAATCGGCGATCTACGGCATGCCCATCCTCGATGTCGAGAGAGCCAAGACGGTCCTGTTCCTCAAGCGCGGCATGGGCTCCGGCTACGCCGGCGTGGAGAACGAGCTGTTCTTCCGGCCGAATACGATGATGCTGTTCGGGGACGCCAAGAAAACCGTCGAGCAGATCGTGAAGGCCTTGTCTCACTGAAGCGCGTTCGGTTCAAACGCAGTCGAACGCGCTCCAAATCTGATTGACGGAGCATGTTCTTTTCCAAAAACCGCTTCGCACTTTTTGGGAACATGCTCTAAAAATTCAGGCGAAAGCCTGTTTCGCCCGGAGCGCCGGCCAAGCGCTCCGGGCGTTCTTATGTCATACTCCGACCGAAGACGCGGTTTTGCGCCGTCATCGTGAGGAGCGCTGCGACGCGGCGATCCAGGAAGACTGGCGCGGCCCCGGTTTGCTTCGCGTCGCCAGCAATGACGCGAGCCCGCCAGTCGGAACCCACGTCACAACGGCGGCGCCGCGGAAAACGGCCCGGCGCGAACGGGGCCAGCCCGCCGGCGCCCAAAAACAACAAGGGGATATCCTTCGATGGTGATGCCGATCTACGACGATACGCCGATGCGCTACCTGCGCCGACCGGTCGTGAATTGGGCGCTGATCGGCCTCAACATCCTGGTCTTTGTGCTGGTGCACAGCGAGTTGTTCGGCGACCCGCTGACGATCACGCGCGGCTTTGCGGTCATACCCCGCGTGCTGTTCGGAGAGGCGGCGCTGGCCAATTGGGTCGTCGGGCCGCCCGCGCCCCTGACGCTGGTGACCTCGCTGTTCTTTCATTCCAGCGTGCTCCATCTGCTCGGCAACATGCTGTTCCTCTATGTGTTCGGAGACAATATCGAGGATGCGATGGGGTCCTTGCATTACCTGCTGTTCTATCTGAGCTGCGGGGTCGCCTCGGGAGTCTTCTTCGCCTACGCCTCACCCCACACGATCACGCCGCTGGTGGGCGCATCGGGCGCCATCTCGGGCGTTTGCGCCGCCTTTCTGCTTCTGCACCCCCGGTCGACGATCTTCGGCCTCGTCGCCGGCGTGTTTCCGATCCGCGCGGCGGCGTGGATGTTCGTCGGCACCTGGATCGTGCTGCAATTCCTCAACGCCCTTTTCGGCGAGCAGGGGCACGTCGCCTGGTTCGCCCATGTCGGCGGCATCCTCGCCGGCCTCGCCCTCACGCCCCTGTTCAAGCGCCGCAGCGTGCGGCTTTTCGCCCCTCCGCCTCCGCCGCCCCCGCCGCTGCCCGAAAACATCGACGCGCCGCCGGGGTTCTGAGCGTTTCAAGGGGGTTTGACTTGAACCGGCGCGCCCGTTACCAGAGCGCAATCCAGCTTTTGCCGCATTAGGTGACCAAGCGTCACGCTCGCCGGGAGTTGAGCGATGAAGATTCTCGTACCCGTGAAACGGGTCGTCGATTACAATGTAAAGATCAGGGTCAAGGCCGACGGCTCCGGCGTCGATCTGGCCAATGTGAAAATGTCCATGAACCCCTTCGACGAAATCGCCGTCGAGGAGGCTCTGCGCCTCAAGGAGGCAGGCAAGGCCAGCGAGGTCGTGGTGGTCTCGATCGGGCCGGCGAAGGCCGACGAAACCCTGCGCACCGGCCTCGCCATGGGCGCCGACAGGGGCATTCTGGTCAAGACCGACGAAACGGTCGAGCCGCTGGCCGTCGCCAAGATCCTGGCCAAGATCGCCGCCGAAGAGCAGCCGGGGCTGATCATCCTCGGCAAGCAGGCGATCGACGACGACAGCAATCAAACCGGCCAGATGCTGGCAGCGCTGCTCGGCTGGGGCCAGGGCACCTTCGCCTCCAAGGTCGAGATCGGCGGCGACAGCGTCGACGTGACACGCGAGATCGACGGCGGTCTGCAGACCGTCACGGTGAAGCTGCCGGCGATCGTCACCACCGATCTGCGGCTGAACGAACCGCGCTACGCCAGCCTCCCGAACATCATCAAGGCCAAGAAGAAAGAGGTCGCCGTCAAGGCGCCGGCTGATTACGGCGTCGACATCGCGCCGCGCCTCGAGGTGCTGAAGACCGCTGAGCCCCCGGTTCGCAAGGCCGGCGTCAAGGTCGGCTCGGTTCCGGAACTGGTCGCGAAACTCAAAGAAGCGGGAGTTCTTTAATCATGGCGACGCTCCTTCTCGCTGAAACCGCCGGCGGCGCGCTTGCTCCCGCCACCGCGAAAGCGCTCACCGCCGCCACGGCGATCGGCGGCGCTGTCCATATCCTCGTCGCCGGCTCGGGCCTCGCCGCCGCCGCCGAACAGGCCGCCAAGCTCGCGGGCGTGGAAAAGGTCCTCCTGGCCGACTCCGCGACCTTCGACCATGTGCTGGCCGAACCGACCGCGGCGCTGATCCTCGGGCTCGCCGGCGCCTATGACGTCATCCTCGCGCCCTCGACCAGCACGACCAAGAACGTGCTGCCGCGGGTCGCGGCGCTGCTCGACGTCGCCCAGATCTCCGACATCATCAAGGTCGTCGCGGCGGATACTTTCGAGCGCCCGATCTATGCCGGAAACGCGATCCAGACCGTCCGCTCCAAGGACGCCAAAAAGGTGATCACGGTGCGCACCACCGCCTTTTCGGCGGCGGGCGAGGGCGGCTCGGCCGCGATCGAGACCATAGCCGGTCCGGCCGACCCCGGCCTTTCCAGCTTCAAGAGCGAGGCCCTGGCCCAGTCCGAACGGCCCGAGCTCACCGCCGCCAAGATCATCGTCTCCGGCGGACGCGGGCTCGGAAGCGCCGAGAACTTCGCCAAATATATCGAGCCGGTGGCCAATCGGCTCAACGCCGCGATCGGCGCATCCCGCGCTGCGGTGGACGCCGGCTACGCCCCCAACGACCTCCAGGTCGGCCAGACCGGCAAGGCCGTGGCGCCGGACCTCTATGTCGCCGTCGGCATTTCCGGCGCGATCCAGCATCTCGCGGGCATGAAGGACTCCAAGATCATCGTCGCGATCAACAAGGACGAAGAGGCCCCGATCTATCAGGTGGCGGATTTCGGCCTCGTCGCGGATCTCTTCAACGCCCTGCCGGAGCTCGACGCGGAACTCGCCAAAAGCGGCCGCTGAGCTTCAAAGAAAGCAGGCGGGTCCGGGCCGTTTCAAAGGCCCGGACCCGTTTCTTTTCGGCCCCGACCCGATTTGAAAAGATGGTGGTTTTCATAAAAGCCAAACGCGCGCTATATTGCACTGCATAAGAGGGTCTGAAATCTCGCTGGGGGCGCCCCGAAACATGAGCCTTGAAATTCGCAAGATCGGCGTGATCGGAGCCGGACAAATGGGCAAGGGCATCGCCCATGTGTGCGCGCTGGCGGGTTTTGACGTCGCATTGAACGACGTCAGCGACGAACGTATCGCTGCGGGCGTAGACGATATTGCAGCGCAAATGCAAAAGTCGGTCGAGCGCGGAACGATCGACGCCTCGGGGAAGAGCGCAGCGCTGGCCCGCATTTCCCCGGCTCCGGCAGTCCAGGATTTTCGCGACGCCGACCTCGTGATCGAAGCGGCCTCGGAAAACGAGGAGATCAAGCGCAGGATACTTTCCGACGTCGCGCTCGCACTGAAGCCCGACGCCATCATCGGCACCAACACCTCCTCGATCTCGATCACCCGCCTCGCCTCGGTCACCGGACGGCCCGAGCGGTTCATCGGCATTCATTTCATGAATCCGGTGCCCAAGATGCAGCTCGTCGAGCTGATCCGTGGCATAGCCACCGAGGATCGCACATTCGAGGAGACGCGCGGCTTTATCGCGAAGCTCGGCAAGACCATCACGGTTTCGGAGGATTTCCCGGCCTTCATCGTGAACCGCATTCTGCTTCCGATGATCAACGAGGCCATCTACACGCTCTATGAGGGCGTCGGGTCGGTCGAGGCGATCGACACCGCGATGAAGCTGGGCGCGAACCACCCTATGGGTCCGCTTCAGCTCGCCGATTTCATCGGTCTCGACGTCTGTCTCTCCGTCATGCAGGTGCTGCATGAGGGGCTGGCGGATTCGAAATACCGCCCCTGCCCTCTGCTCGTGAAATATGTCGAGGCCGGATGGCTCGGCCGCAAGACCCAGCGCGGCTTTTACGATTACCGCAGCGGCCAGCCGATCCCGACGCGCTGAAGCGCTTCAGGCGCCTCCAAAGAAAGCGCCCGCGGGCAAATGCGCGGTTACGAGCCCGGCTTGACAGGCTTTTCCTTGCCGGAGGGCGCTTTACCGCTCTGGGTGTCGGGACGCCCTTCGATGGCCGGCGCGCCCGCCGTAGTCCCGCTGACGCCGCTCTCCTTTTGCTTACCGGCGTTGGGGATATTGGGATTTTGCTTCTGGATCGCCGTGGACGGCTCGACGTCGCCGCCGGCGGCGGGTCCGGTCGTGCTGCCCGCGGAGTGGCCAGGCGCGCCTCCGGACGGATGCTGCTGCGCGAAAGCCGCGCCGGAAGCAAGGATCACGACAGACGAAATAAAAATCGCGACGCTGGAGTATTTCACCGGCTTCTCCTTTACTGGATCGCGAAACGAGGCTCGGATAAAATATAGAAGCTGAGCAATTATTGACAACGAATCGTAGCCGATCCTCGACTGTATTTTTATTTTGCAAGAAATAGTCTGGCGTCAGGATATGGTTTAGCCTTTTTCCCGCGCCCCTGTCCAAGTCCCGCATAATCCTTCGAGAAAGTTTGCCAGCAAAGCAATTGGGTAACCGCCTCCCGCTAATTTCTCGCGTGAAACTCACTTCGGCGGACACGGCATGTTCGACGCCTTGATCACCATAGTTACGGCTTTATTCCTGACCAGATTCTGGTCGGGCTGGCGCTATGGCTTTTTCGATTGGTTTTGCGCCGCCGCTGCTGTGGCGGGGGCTTTCGCGGCGCCTCCTCTCCTCGAAGCCCTGGCCCCGGAAGCCGCCTCCCTGGGCGTATTCGGAGCGGAATCGGGCGGAGCCCTGCTCGGCTGCCTCCTCTACGACGCTTTGGCGTCGGCGCGGCGGTGACCAGGGGTCGACGAGCATGGGCTCCCGTTCCGGCGGCGCGACAGGACTCGGGCGTCTACCGCTTGAACCTCGCGATCAGATCGGGCCGGCGTTCCCTGGTCAGGCGCAAAGCCTGCTCGTGCCGCCACTGGGCGATTTTCTTGTGGTCTCCACACAGCAGGACTTCCGGAATCTCCGCGCCCTCGAACCCTCTAGGCCTTGTATATTGCGGATATTCCAGCAGGCCGTCCTCGAAACTCTCCTCGGTCCCGGAGGCTTCTTCGCCCATCACGCCGGGCAGGAGCCGGACGCAGGCGTCCATCAGAGCCAGAGCCGCGACCTCGCCGCCCGAGAGTATGTAATCGCCGATCGAGATTTCCTCGAGGCCGCGCCCCGCGATGATGCGTTCGTCGACGCCCTCGAATCTGGCGCAGAGGATGATCGCGCCCGGCCCTTCAGCGAGCCGCCTCACCCTCTCCTGGGTGAGCGGCGCGCCGCGCGGACTCATCAGCAGGCGAGGACGGGGGTCGTCGGCAGCGGCAGCCGCGTCGATCGCGGCGGCGAGCACATCGGCCCGCATCACCATGCCGGGGCCGCCGCCCGCGGGCGTATCGTCCACCGCGCGGTGACGGCCGAGACCGTGCTCGCGTATCTGCAGGGCCTCCAACCGCCAGACCTCGCGGGACAGCGCGTCTCCGGCCAGCGAAAAGCCCAACGGGCCGGGGAACATTTCCGGGAACAGCGTAAGGATGGTTGCGCGCCACATGAAGGGCTTATGGCACGACGGCGCGCAAGCCGAAAAGCTTCTATTTTGCAGGCTCGGGACCTTCTTCCTCGATCTCCTCGGGCGGAGCGACGATCACGCGCCCGCCGGCGATGTCGACGACCGGAACCACCGCCCTGGTGAAAGGAAACAGAAGGGTCTCGCCGCCGACCGGCGGTGCGATCTCCAGAATGTCTCCGGCGCCGAAGTTGCGCACGCCGAGAACCTGGCCGAGCAGCAAACCCTCGCCCGTTTCCGCGCGCAGCCCTTCGAGATCGACGAGATAGAATTCGTCTTCATCGGGCGGAGGGAGGCTGGAGCGCGGCGCAAAGAGCTCGAGGCGACTCAGCTGTTCGGCGCCATTGCGGTCGTTGACGCCCTCGACGCGGGCGACCAGCATGTCCTTGCCCTGTGGCCGCACATTGGCCAGCACGAATCTTTGCCGGCCGCTCTTGTCGAAGAGCGGACCGTAGCTCGCGATGGACAAAGGGTCCGCCGTGAAGCTTTGCAGGCGGATTTCGCCGCGCACGCCATGCGGCGCGCCGAAACGCCCGAGCAGAACCATATCCCGCCCCTTGCCCGGGGCGGGAGGCGCCTTGTCGATCACTCGGCGGCTTCAGCAGCGGCCGCGGCGGCGGCGGCGCGCTCCTGAGCCTTCTTCTTCGGCTGGGCCTTGACGGGATTGTTGCGGGCCTCGCGCTTGCCCACGCCCACGGTCTCAAGCAGGCGGGCGACGCGATCGGTCGGCTGCGCCCCCTTGGCGATCCATTCCTTGGCCTTCTCGGCGTCGAGCACGAGACGGTCGGCCGCGTCCTTGGCCTTCAGGGGATCGAAGGTGCCGAGCCGGTCGATGAAACGGCCGTCGCGCGGCGAGCGGGAGTCGGCGACGACGACGCGATAGAAGGGGCGCTTCTTGGCGCCGCCGCGGGACAGTCTGATCTTGAGCGACATCTATGCTTCCTTTGTTTTGCGAAGGGGACGCAGCCTTGAAGGCGCGCCTTATTTTTTCTTCCCGAACGGATTGAACCCGCCCAGAAGACTTTTGCCGCCCAGCCCCGGCAAAGAGGGCTTGGACGCGAACAGATCCGCCGGCGGCGCCTCGGGAAGGCCCGCAGGCGGCGTGAAGCCGCCGGCGCCGAGCTTCTTCTGCATCTCGGCGATTTCTTCCTTGCTGGGGGTCGGCATGCCGCCGAGGCCCATCATCTGGGCGGCGCGGCCCATGAGACCGCCGCCGCGCTTATTGGCGCCGCCCATGGATTTCATGAGGTCGGCCATGCCGCGGTGCTGCTTGAGCAGCTTGTTGATCTCCTCGACCTTGACGCCCGAGCCGGCCGCGATGCGGCGCTTGCGCGAGGCCTTCAGGATGTCGGGATTGCGGCGCTCCTTGGGGGTCATCGAGAGAATGATCGCGCGCTGGCGCTTGATGATCCTGTCGTCGATATTGGCGGACGCGAGCTGGTCCTTCATCTTGGCGACGCCGGGCAAAAGGCCCATGATTCCGGTGAGGCCGCCCATTTTCTCGGCCATGGCGAGCTGATCGCAAAGGTCCTGCAGATCGAACTTGCCCTTGGCCATGCGCATGGCGGCGCGTTCGGCCTCCTGCTGGTCGATCGTGGCGGCGGCCTTCTCCACCAGCGCCACGATGTCGCCCATGCCGAGAATGCGGTCGGCGATGCGCTTGGGGGCGAATTCGTCCAGCGCGTCCATTTTCTCGCCGGTGGCGATCAGCTTGATCGGCTTGCCGGTGACGTGGCGCATCGAGAGCGCAGCGCCGCCGCGCCCGTCGCCGTCCATGCGGGTGAGGACGATGCCGGTGATGCCGACGCGGGCGTCGAAGTTCTTGGCGAGATTGACCGCGTCCTGGCCGGTGAGAGCGTCGGCGACGAGCAGGATTTCATGCGGGCTGGCGTAGGACTTGATGTCCGCCATCTCCTGCATGAGGGGCTCGTCGATATGGGTGCGGCCCGCGGTGTCGAGCAGAACGACGTCATAGCCTTCGAGCCGCGCCGCCTCGGCCGCACGGCGGGCGATCTGCAAGGGCGTCTGATTGGGGACGATGGGGAGGGTGTCGACCTCGACCTGACGGCCGAGAATGGCGAGCTGTTCCTGCGCGGCCGGGCGCTTGACGTCGAGCGAGGCCATCAGCACCCGCTTCTTGTTGCGCTCCTTGAGGCGCTTGGCGATCTTGGCCGTCGTGGTGGTTTTGCCGGCGCCCTGCAGGCCGACCATCATGATGATGACGGGCGGGCGTTCTTCGGTGTTGAGCGGCTCGGCGGTCTCGCCCAGGGTCTCGACCAGAACGTCGTTGACGATCTTGATGACCATCTGGCCGGGGGAGATCGACTTGATCACATTGGCGCCGACGGCGCGATTCTGCACCTTGTCGGAGAAGGAGCGCACCACGTCGAGCGCGACGTCGGCGTCGAGCAAAGCGCGGCGGACCTCGCGCAAAGCTTCTTCGACGTCGGCTTCGGTGAGCGAGCCGCGCCGCGTGAGCTTGTCGAAAATGCCGGAGAGCTTATCGGAAAGGCTCTCGAACATGCTGTTCTCCTTTGCCCGGCCGGCGGGCGAAACAGGATCGCTCAAAGCAAAACGCGCCCGGGAGCGCGACGCGCCGCCGGACGTGGGCCTGCGCTCCCTTGGGCGACGCAGGTTTTGTTTGAGCACCTCTTGCGAGATTTTGGGAGAGGTTTACGCAGCAGGGCGGCCCGAGTCAATGGGGTGGAGCGGGTTCAGCATCTTCGAGACCAAACCACCATTTCTCAATCGCTCGCGGGTTGAACTCGCGAATCGCAACGGCTCCGCCTCACAAAAATATAGTAAAAGCAGCATTGCGAGCGCCAAGCGCCGTAATGTGAGACGCCGACGTTCATGAGTCTCCAACCCGGATAACCCTTATTTTACTTTGGGCGCGCGTTCTTCGCGCAAAATATTGATATTTCTATCTCAACTAAATAACGTAACTTGTTGGCCTTCGCAAACCGCATCGGAGCCGGGGCGCACTGCGACAATATCGCTTTAAACGAGACCTATTGATCATGCTGCCGGACCAGCCGCCGAAATCCTCACCGACTTTGCATGAGCAAAAATTCTTGAGCGTTGCGGAGAGTTCGTCGGATTTCCTCGGCCGTGACGGCAGTATCCTCTATTCGCGCGCGGCCGGCGAGCCCGCGCCGAACGCCTGCGATCCCGGTCTGCTGACGAAGTGCGGAGAGCGTTGTGAATCCGCAGCCGCCCACGTTCCAGGCGTCGAGCCTGCGCCGATCGTCCCCATAGGCAAGGACATCACGGCGCGCCAATTGGCCGATTTCGAGTTGACGCTCCTCCAGAGCGCTTGCGAGCAATCGTCCGAAGCATTGTTCGTGACCGATAGCCGGACTCGCTTCATTATCGTGAACGCCGCCGCTTGCCGCTCGCTCGGATACAGCCGCGAGGAACTTCTCGGAATGACGCCGCTGGACATCGATCCAGACGTGACGCACGAGGCGATCGAAAAACTATTGACGCCGCCAGGCGATTTCGCCCTGGAAACAAGGCATCGCGCCAAGGACGGACGGATATTTCCGGTGGAGGTCAAAGGCGCCGTTTTCGAAACGAACGGCGAAAAACACATCGTCGCCCTGGCGCACGACATCACCGCGCGCAAGCGTATGGAGAACACGCTGCGTTTCATCGCCGATCCCGGCGAGCCTAATTTTCTTGCTGCGCTCGCGCGTCATATCGGCGAAGCGCTCGGCGTCGCCTATGTCGTGATCGATCTGTTGTCGGCAAATTCGGGCGTCGCCGAAACCATCGCGTTTTACGCCAAAGGCGACATCGCTCCCAATGTGAGCTATGAGCTGGCGGGCACGCCTTGCGAAGGGGTCGCCGCCAAGCGGACCTGTTGCTATCCTTCCGGCGTGCAGGAGCTCTTCCCAAAAGACAGACTGCTCGTCGAGATGGGCGTCGAGAGC
Proteins encoded in this window:
- the rimM gene encoding ribosome maturation factor RimM (Essential for efficient processing of 16S rRNA) → MIDKAPPAPGKGRDMVLLGRFGAPHGVRGEIRLQSFTADPLSIASYGPLFDKSGRQRFVLANVRPQGKDMLVARVEGVNDRNGAEQLSRLELFAPRSSLPPPDEDEFYLVDLEGLRAETGEGLLLGQVLGVRNFGAGDILEIAPPVGGETLLFPFTRAVVPVVDIAGGRVIVAPPEEIEEEGPEPAK
- the rpsP gene encoding 30S ribosomal protein S16 yields the protein MSLKIRLSRGGAKKRPFYRVVVADSRSPRDGRFIDRLGTFDPLKAKDAADRLVLDAEKAKEWIAKGAQPTDRVARLLETVGVGKREARNNPVKAQPKKKAQERAAAAAAAAEAAE
- the ffh gene encoding signal recognition particle protein; the protein is MFESLSDKLSGIFDKLTRRGSLTEADVEEALREVRRALLDADVALDVVRSFSDKVQNRAVGANVIKSISPGQMVIKIVNDVLVETLGETAEPLNTEERPPVIIMMVGLQGAGKTTTTAKIAKRLKERNKKRVLMASLDVKRPAAQEQLAILGRQVEVDTLPIVPNQTPLQIARRAAEAARLEGYDVVLLDTAGRTHIDEPLMQEMADIKSYASPHEILLVADALTGQDAVNLAKNFDARVGITGIVLTRMDGDGRGGAALSMRHVTGKPIKLIATGEKMDALDEFAPKRIADRILGMGDIVALVEKAAATIDQQEAERAAMRMAKGKFDLQDLCDQLAMAEKMGGLTGIMGLLPGVAKMKDQLASANIDDRIIKRQRAIILSMTPKERRNPDILKASRKRRIAAGSGVKVEEINKLLKQHRGMADLMKSMGGANKRGGGLMGRAAQMMGLGGMPTPSKEEIAEMQKKLGAGGFTPPAGLPEAPPADLFASKPSLPGLGGKSLLGGFNPFGKKK